In one window of Brenneria goodwinii DNA:
- the rpsF gene encoding 30S ribosomal protein S6, producing the protein MRHYEIVFMVHPDQSEQVPGMIERYTGAITGAEGTIHRLEDWGRRQLAYPINKLHKAHYVLLNVEAPQEVIDELETNFRFNDAVIRSMIMRVKHAVTEASPMVKAKDERRERREDFAESNDDANSGDSEE; encoded by the coding sequence ATGCGTCATTACGAAATCGTTTTTATGGTTCATCCTGACCAAAGCGAACAGGTTCCAGGCATGATCGAACGCTACACTGGTGCTATCACCGGTGCGGAAGGTACGATCCACCGTCTGGAAGACTGGGGCCGCCGTCAACTGGCTTACCCGATCAACAAACTGCACAAAGCACACTACGTTCTGCTGAACGTTGAAGCGCCGCAGGAAGTGATCGATGAGCTGGAAACAAACTTCCGCTTCAACGACGCCGTTATCCGCAGCATGATTATGCGCGTTAAACACGCGGTAACCGAAGCATCCCCGATGGTGAAAGCGAAAGACGAACGCCGCGAGCGTCGTGAAGATTTCGCAGAATCCAACGATGATGCAAATTCTGGGGATTCTGAAGAGTAA
- the priB gene encoding primosomal replication protein N, translated as MVTTNRLVLSGTVCKTPIRKVSPSGIPHCQFVLEHRSTQEEAGFNRQAWCRMPVIVSGPASQAFTHSITVGTQLTVYGFISCHQGRNGLSKIVLHAEQIELIDSGD; from the coding sequence GTGGTGACGACCAATCGTCTGGTGTTGTCCGGCACGGTGTGCAAGACCCCCATTCGTAAAGTCAGTCCTTCGGGTATTCCTCACTGCCAATTTGTGCTTGAGCACCGATCAACGCAGGAGGAAGCCGGATTTAACCGGCAAGCATGGTGTCGTATGCCCGTGATTGTCAGTGGACCCGCGTCACAAGCATTTACCCACAGTATAACGGTCGGCACGCAACTCACCGTGTACGGGTTTATTAGCTGCCATCAAGGGCGCAATGGCCTGAGCAAGATTGTGTTACATGCCGAGCAGATTGAATTGATAGATTCTGGAGACTAG
- the rpsR gene encoding 30S ribosomal protein S18: MARYFRRRKFCRFTAEGVIEIDYKDIATLKNYITESGKIVPSRITGTRAKYQRQLARAIKRARYLSLLPYTDRHQ, from the coding sequence ATGGCACGTTATTTCCGTCGTCGCAAGTTCTGCCGTTTCACCGCGGAAGGCGTTATCGAGATCGATTATAAAGACATCGCTACGCTGAAAAACTACATCACTGAAAGCGGCAAGATCGTTCCTAGCCGTATCACTGGTACTCGTGCAAAATACCAGCGTCAGCTGGCTCGCGCTATCAAGCGTGCGCGTTACTTGTCTTTGTTGCCGTACACTGATCGTCATCAGTAA
- the rplI gene encoding 50S ribosomal protein L9, translated as MQVILLDKVANLGSLGDQVNVKSGYARNFLVPQGKAVPATKKNVEFFEARRAELEAKLAEVLAAAEARAAKITELATVTIASKAGDEGKLFGSIGTRDIADAVTAAGVEIAKSEVRLPNGVLRTLGDHEVSFQVHSDVFATLNVVVVAEA; from the coding sequence ATGCAAGTTATTCTGCTTGATAAAGTAGCAAACCTGGGCAGCCTGGGTGATCAGGTAAACGTTAAATCGGGTTATGCTCGTAACTTCCTGGTTCCGCAGGGCAAAGCTGTGCCGGCAACCAAGAAAAACGTTGAGTTCTTCGAAGCGCGCCGTGCTGAACTGGAAGCCAAACTGGCTGAAGTTCTGGCTGCTGCCGAAGCTCGCGCCGCCAAGATCACTGAACTGGCAACCGTCACCATCGCGTCTAAAGCAGGCGACGAAGGTAAACTGTTCGGTTCTATCGGCACCCGTGATATCGCTGATGCGGTAACTGCGGCTGGTGTTGAAATTGCTAAGAGCGAAGTTCGTTTACCGAACGGCGTTCTGCGTACTCTGGGCGATCACGAAGTGAGCTTCCAGGTACACAGCGATGTGTTCGCTACGCTGAATGTAGTTGTCGTTGCCGAAGCGTAA
- a CDS encoding OapA family protein gives MQSLSGLRIKAALKKIWHLPDSYHWMEPLPPFHRRWMLVAAAIVLVALLWPYSPPPATSPQPMPVATEPSAPLQAEIIENRPSAPQQAPAAQPAPPVQSAPQHTETTWRNYQISSGQTLAQLFRDNNLPVGDVFAMAQVEGDDKPLSNLRAGQEVKLQLNAQGAVTGLEIETTGNQVVRFTRNADGGFTRSR, from the coding sequence TTGCAATCATTATCAGGTCTGCGGATCAAAGCCGCGTTGAAGAAAATCTGGCATCTGCCTGATAGCTACCATTGGATGGAACCGCTCCCTCCCTTCCATCGCCGTTGGATGCTGGTGGCTGCCGCTATCGTACTGGTGGCGTTACTCTGGCCTTACAGCCCGCCCCCCGCCACTTCCCCGCAACCGATGCCGGTGGCGACGGAACCATCCGCGCCGCTGCAGGCGGAAATTATCGAAAACAGACCATCGGCGCCGCAACAAGCCCCCGCCGCCCAGCCGGCGCCGCCGGTTCAATCCGCGCCGCAACATACGGAAACGACCTGGCGCAACTATCAAATTAGTTCCGGTCAGACGCTGGCGCAGCTATTTCGCGATAACAATCTGCCGGTCGGCGATGTCTTCGCGATGGCGCAGGTGGAAGGCGATGACAAACCGCTCAGCAATCTGCGAGCCGGTCAGGAAGTAAAATTACAGTTGAACGCGCAAGGCGCGGTAACGGGACTGGAAATAGAAACGACCGGCAATCAGGTGGTCAGGTTTACCCGCAATGCGGACGGCGGATTTACCCGCTCCCGCTAA
- the fklB gene encoding FKBP-type peptidyl-prolyl cis-trans isomerase has translation MTTPSFDSVEAQASYGIGLQVGQQLQESGLEGLIPEALVAGLRDALEGHAPVVPVDVVHRALREVHERASAVRRERQQALAVEGQQFLAENAQKEGVSSTESGLQFRVLTQGEGEIPSRQDRVRVHYTGRLIDGSVFDSSVERGQPAEFPVNGVIPGWIEALTLMPVGSKWELYIPQELAYGERGAGASIPPFSALIFEVELLEIL, from the coding sequence ATGACAACCCCTTCTTTTGATAGCGTCGAAGCGCAGGCAAGTTACGGCATCGGCTTACAGGTAGGCCAACAACTACAGGAATCCGGTCTTGAAGGGTTGATCCCTGAAGCGCTGGTCGCCGGCTTGCGCGATGCGCTGGAAGGTCATGCGCCGGTGGTTCCCGTGGATGTGGTTCATCGGGCCTTGCGTGAGGTTCATGAGCGTGCGAGCGCCGTCCGCCGTGAACGTCAGCAGGCATTGGCGGTTGAAGGACAACAATTTCTGGCCGAAAACGCGCAGAAAGAGGGTGTGAGCAGCACCGAGTCTGGCTTACAGTTCCGCGTATTGACGCAGGGCGAGGGGGAAATCCCTTCCCGTCAGGATCGCGTACGCGTGCATTATACCGGCCGGCTGATTGACGGCAGCGTGTTTGATAGTTCGGTCGAGCGCGGTCAACCCGCTGAATTTCCGGTAAACGGCGTGATCCCCGGCTGGATTGAGGCGTTAACGCTGATGCCGGTCGGCTCCAAGTGGGAACTGTATATCCCCCAGGAGCTGGCCTATGGCGAACGTGGCGCGGGCGCGTCCATTCCGCCGTTCAGCGCCTTGATTTTTGAAGTCGAGCTGCTGGAAATTCTGTAA